A genomic window from Camelus ferus isolate YT-003-E chromosome 9, BCGSAC_Cfer_1.0, whole genome shotgun sequence includes:
- the RNPC3 gene encoding RNA-binding region-containing protein 3 isoform X3 translates to MAAPEQPLPMSRGCQSSASLSPPRGDRTLLVRHLPAELTAEEKEDLLKYFGAQSVRVLSDKGRLKHTAFATFPNEKAAIKALTRLHQLKLLGHTLVVEFAKEQDRVHSPCPSSGTEKKKRSDDPVEDDKEKKELGCLTVENGIAPNHGLTFPLNSCLKYMYPPPSSTILANIVNALASVPKFYVQVLHLMNKMNLPTPFGPITARPPMYEDYMPLHAPLPPASPQPPEEPPLPDEDEELSSKESEYESSDDEDRQRMTKLMELANLQPKRPKTIKQRHVRKKRKIKDMLNTPSSASHSLHPVLLPSDVFDQPQPVGNKKIEFHISTDMPAAFKKDLEKEQNCEEQNCDVPATEVDASSTGFGKIFPKPNLNTAEEVKEDSDEMPSECISRRELEKGRISREEMETLSVFRSYEPGEPNCRIYVKNLARHVQEKDLKFIFGRYVDFSSETQRIMFDIRLMKEGRMKGQAFIGLPNEKAAAKALKEANGYVLFGKPMVVQFARSARPKQDSKDGKRKC, encoded by the exons ATGGCGGCCCCGGAGCAGCCGCTGCCCATGTCCAGAGGATGCCAGAGCTCTGCTTCGCTTTCTCCACCGCGGGGCGACCGAACCCTCTTAGTGAGGCACCTGCCAGCCGAGCTGACTGCTGAGGAGAAAGAGGACTTGCTGAAGTACTTCGGGGCACAGTCGGTGCGCGTCCTGTCCGACAAGGGGCGACTG aaacatACAGCTTTTGCTACTTTTCCTAATGAAAAAGCAGCTATAAag GCATTGACAAGACTGCATCAGCTGAAACTTTTAGGTCATACTTTAGTTGTTGAATTTGCAAAAGAGCAAGATCGAGTTCATTCACCGTGTCCCTCTTCAggcactgaaaaaaagaaaag ATCTGATGATCCTGTGGAagatgataaagaaaagaaagaacttggtTGTTTAACTGTAGAAAATGGAATTGCACCCAACCATGG gctGACTTTTCCTCTAAATTCATGCCTCAAGTATATGTACCCACCACCTTCAAGCACAATCCTAGCAAACATAGTAAATGCTTTGGCAAGTGTGCCTAAGTTCTATGTACAG GTGCTTCATCttatgaataaaatgaatttgcCCACACCTTTTGGACCAATTACTGCACGGCCTCCCATG tATGAAGATTATATGCCATTACATGCACCTCTTCCACCTGCATCTCCTCAGCCACCAGAGGAACCTCCTTTGCCAGATGAAGATGAGGAATTATCTAGTAAAGAATCCGAATATGAAAGCAGTGATGATGAAGACCGTCAGAG GATGACCAAACTAATGGAACTAGCAAATCTTCAGCCCAAAAGACCAAAAACAATAAAGCAGCGCCatgtgagaaaaaagagaaaaataaaggatatgTTGAATACACCATCATCTGCTTCACACAG TTTGCATCCAGTGCTATTACCTTCGGATGTTTTTGATCAACCACAACCTGTAGgtaataaaaaaattgaattccATATATCTACCGACATGCCAGCTGCATTTAAGAAAGAtttagaaaaggaacaaaattgtGAAGAACAAAATTGTG ATGTACCTGCTACTGAAGTTGATGCATCCAGTACAGGATTTGGAAAAATCTTTCCAAAACCAAATTTGAACACTGCAGAGGAGGTTAAAGAAGACTCTGATGAGATGCCATCAGAATGTATTTCTAGAAGGGAAttggaaaagggaagaatttCTAGAGAAG aAATGGAAACACTTTCGGTTTTTAGAAGTTATGAACCTGGTGAACCAAACTGTAGAATTTATGTAAAGAATTTAGCTAGACATGTTCAAGAAAAG gaccttaaatttatttttggaagatatgttgacttttcatcagaaacacAACGGATAAT GTTTGATATACGCTTGATGAAAGAAGGTCGCATGAAAGGACAAGCTTTCATTGGACTTCCAAatgaaaaagcagcagcaaaagcATTAAAGGAAGCTAATGGATATGTTCTTTTTGGAAAACCTATGGTGGTT cAGTTTGCTCGATCTGCTCGACCAAAACAAGATtctaaagatggaaaaagaaaatgttaa
- the RNPC3 gene encoding RNA-binding region-containing protein 3 isoform X2 — MAAPEQPLPMSRGCQSSASLSPPRGDRTLLVRHLPAELTAEEKEDLLKYFGAQSVRVLSDKGRLKHTAFATFPNEKAAIKALTRLHQLKLLGHTLVVEFAKEQDRVHSPCPSSGTEKKKRSDDPVEDDKEKKELGCLTVENGIAPNHGLTFPLNSCLKYMYPPPSSTILANIVNALASVPKFYVQVLHLMNKMNLPTPFGPITARPPMYEDYMPLHAPLPPASPQPPEEPPLPDEDEELSSKESEYESSDDEDRQRMTKLMELANLQPKRPKTIKQRHVRKKRKIKDMLNTPSSASHSSLHPVLLPSDVFDQPQPVGNKKIEFHISTDMPAAFKKDLEKEQNCEEQNCDVPATEVDASSTGFGKIFPKPNLNTAEEVKEDSDEMPSECISRRELEKGRISREEMETLSVFRSYEPGEPNCRIYVKNLARHVQEKDLKFIFGRYVDFSSETQRIMFDIRLMKEGRMKGQAFIGLPNEKAAAKALKEANGYVLFGKPMVVFARSARPKQDSKDGKRKC; from the exons ATGGCGGCCCCGGAGCAGCCGCTGCCCATGTCCAGAGGATGCCAGAGCTCTGCTTCGCTTTCTCCACCGCGGGGCGACCGAACCCTCTTAGTGAGGCACCTGCCAGCCGAGCTGACTGCTGAGGAGAAAGAGGACTTGCTGAAGTACTTCGGGGCACAGTCGGTGCGCGTCCTGTCCGACAAGGGGCGACTG aaacatACAGCTTTTGCTACTTTTCCTAATGAAAAAGCAGCTATAAag GCATTGACAAGACTGCATCAGCTGAAACTTTTAGGTCATACTTTAGTTGTTGAATTTGCAAAAGAGCAAGATCGAGTTCATTCACCGTGTCCCTCTTCAggcactgaaaaaaagaaaag ATCTGATGATCCTGTGGAagatgataaagaaaagaaagaacttggtTGTTTAACTGTAGAAAATGGAATTGCACCCAACCATGG gctGACTTTTCCTCTAAATTCATGCCTCAAGTATATGTACCCACCACCTTCAAGCACAATCCTAGCAAACATAGTAAATGCTTTGGCAAGTGTGCCTAAGTTCTATGTACAG GTGCTTCATCttatgaataaaatgaatttgcCCACACCTTTTGGACCAATTACTGCACGGCCTCCCATG tATGAAGATTATATGCCATTACATGCACCTCTTCCACCTGCATCTCCTCAGCCACCAGAGGAACCTCCTTTGCCAGATGAAGATGAGGAATTATCTAGTAAAGAATCCGAATATGAAAGCAGTGATGATGAAGACCGTCAGAG GATGACCAAACTAATGGAACTAGCAAATCTTCAGCCCAAAAGACCAAAAACAATAAAGCAGCGCCatgtgagaaaaaagagaaaaataaaggatatgTTGAATACACCATCATCTGCTTCACACAG CAGTTTGCATCCAGTGCTATTACCTTCGGATGTTTTTGATCAACCACAACCTGTAGgtaataaaaaaattgaattccATATATCTACCGACATGCCAGCTGCATTTAAGAAAGAtttagaaaaggaacaaaattgtGAAGAACAAAATTGTG ATGTACCTGCTACTGAAGTTGATGCATCCAGTACAGGATTTGGAAAAATCTTTCCAAAACCAAATTTGAACACTGCAGAGGAGGTTAAAGAAGACTCTGATGAGATGCCATCAGAATGTATTTCTAGAAGGGAAttggaaaagggaagaatttCTAGAGAAG aAATGGAAACACTTTCGGTTTTTAGAAGTTATGAACCTGGTGAACCAAACTGTAGAATTTATGTAAAGAATTTAGCTAGACATGTTCAAGAAAAG gaccttaaatttatttttggaagatatgttgacttttcatcagaaacacAACGGATAAT GTTTGATATACGCTTGATGAAAGAAGGTCGCATGAAAGGACAAGCTTTCATTGGACTTCCAAatgaaaaagcagcagcaaaagcATTAAAGGAAGCTAATGGATATGTTCTTTTTGGAAAACCTATGGTGGTT TTTGCTCGATCTGCTCGACCAAAACAAGATtctaaagatggaaaaagaaaatgttaa
- the RNPC3 gene encoding RNA-binding region-containing protein 3 isoform X1: MAAPEQPLPMSRGCQSSASLSPPRGDRTLLVRHLPAELTAEEKEDLLKYFGAQSVRVLSDKGRLKHTAFATFPNEKAAIKALTRLHQLKLLGHTLVVEFAKEQDRVHSPCPSSGTEKKKRSDDPVEDDKEKKELGCLTVENGIAPNHGLTFPLNSCLKYMYPPPSSTILANIVNALASVPKFYVQVLHLMNKMNLPTPFGPITARPPMYEDYMPLHAPLPPASPQPPEEPPLPDEDEELSSKESEYESSDDEDRQRMTKLMELANLQPKRPKTIKQRHVRKKRKIKDMLNTPSSASHSSLHPVLLPSDVFDQPQPVGNKKIEFHISTDMPAAFKKDLEKEQNCEEQNCDVPATEVDASSTGFGKIFPKPNLNTAEEVKEDSDEMPSECISRRELEKGRISREEMETLSVFRSYEPGEPNCRIYVKNLARHVQEKDLKFIFGRYVDFSSETQRIMFDIRLMKEGRMKGQAFIGLPNEKAAAKALKEANGYVLFGKPMVVQFARSARPKQDSKDGKRKC; encoded by the exons ATGGCGGCCCCGGAGCAGCCGCTGCCCATGTCCAGAGGATGCCAGAGCTCTGCTTCGCTTTCTCCACCGCGGGGCGACCGAACCCTCTTAGTGAGGCACCTGCCAGCCGAGCTGACTGCTGAGGAGAAAGAGGACTTGCTGAAGTACTTCGGGGCACAGTCGGTGCGCGTCCTGTCCGACAAGGGGCGACTG aaacatACAGCTTTTGCTACTTTTCCTAATGAAAAAGCAGCTATAAag GCATTGACAAGACTGCATCAGCTGAAACTTTTAGGTCATACTTTAGTTGTTGAATTTGCAAAAGAGCAAGATCGAGTTCATTCACCGTGTCCCTCTTCAggcactgaaaaaaagaaaag ATCTGATGATCCTGTGGAagatgataaagaaaagaaagaacttggtTGTTTAACTGTAGAAAATGGAATTGCACCCAACCATGG gctGACTTTTCCTCTAAATTCATGCCTCAAGTATATGTACCCACCACCTTCAAGCACAATCCTAGCAAACATAGTAAATGCTTTGGCAAGTGTGCCTAAGTTCTATGTACAG GTGCTTCATCttatgaataaaatgaatttgcCCACACCTTTTGGACCAATTACTGCACGGCCTCCCATG tATGAAGATTATATGCCATTACATGCACCTCTTCCACCTGCATCTCCTCAGCCACCAGAGGAACCTCCTTTGCCAGATGAAGATGAGGAATTATCTAGTAAAGAATCCGAATATGAAAGCAGTGATGATGAAGACCGTCAGAG GATGACCAAACTAATGGAACTAGCAAATCTTCAGCCCAAAAGACCAAAAACAATAAAGCAGCGCCatgtgagaaaaaagagaaaaataaaggatatgTTGAATACACCATCATCTGCTTCACACAG CAGTTTGCATCCAGTGCTATTACCTTCGGATGTTTTTGATCAACCACAACCTGTAGgtaataaaaaaattgaattccATATATCTACCGACATGCCAGCTGCATTTAAGAAAGAtttagaaaaggaacaaaattgtGAAGAACAAAATTGTG ATGTACCTGCTACTGAAGTTGATGCATCCAGTACAGGATTTGGAAAAATCTTTCCAAAACCAAATTTGAACACTGCAGAGGAGGTTAAAGAAGACTCTGATGAGATGCCATCAGAATGTATTTCTAGAAGGGAAttggaaaagggaagaatttCTAGAGAAG aAATGGAAACACTTTCGGTTTTTAGAAGTTATGAACCTGGTGAACCAAACTGTAGAATTTATGTAAAGAATTTAGCTAGACATGTTCAAGAAAAG gaccttaaatttatttttggaagatatgttgacttttcatcagaaacacAACGGATAAT GTTTGATATACGCTTGATGAAAGAAGGTCGCATGAAAGGACAAGCTTTCATTGGACTTCCAAatgaaaaagcagcagcaaaagcATTAAAGGAAGCTAATGGATATGTTCTTTTTGGAAAACCTATGGTGGTT cAGTTTGCTCGATCTGCTCGACCAAAACAAGATtctaaagatggaaaaagaaaatgttaa